A stretch of Streptococcus chenjunshii DNA encodes these proteins:
- a CDS encoding DNA-binding protein, protein MEELFLKAYDQFEAGLQERMLKVIQRVSDEKQIYPLELNKKQCAKMLGIDVKTFDMRFNCHENFPRIEGRREKYPRDAVIDWYHENWMKTGA, encoded by the coding sequence ATGGAAGAATTATTTTTAAAGGCTTATGACCAATTCGAGGCTGGATTGCAGGAACGGATGCTTAAGGTCATACAGAGGGTTAGCGATGAAAAGCAGATTTATCCGCTAGAGCTCAACAAAAAGCAGTGTGCCAAAATGTTAGGAATTGACGTTAAGACGTTTGATATGCGTTTTAATTGCCACGAAAATTTTCCGCGGATTGAAGGCAGAAGAGAAAAATACCCGCGTGACGCTGTCATAGATTGGTACCACGAAAACTGGATGAAGACAGGAGCATAA